Within Kutzneria chonburiensis, the genomic segment TGCGCCGCATGTGACAAAAAACGGGGGGCGTGGAAGCGGTTCCGGGGGTGGGTCAGGAGTCGGGCCATTCGCGGGGGCGGCCCGCCGGCAGGCGGAAGACCGGTTCGAACGGTTTGCCGGAGTTGAACCGCTCCTCCAGCTCCGCCACCCGCTCGGCCACGGCCGGGTTGATGATGTCGGCCAGACTGCGCACGCCGGCCTCCGGGGCGTGCGCGGCCAGGTGCGCGGCGGCGGCCCGGGCCCGGTCGAGGACCTCCTGGTCGAAGTTCACCGTGCGCTGGACCCGGCGGCCCGCCACCCGTCCCCGGCCGGTAGCCTGTGCGGGGTGCAGTGGGGCGTCCTCGCCATGGTCTAGCTCGGGTTGCTGGGCCATGCGAACATCCCTGCTTGAGGAGGGGTGAGCCGTCCGTCACCGAAGTCCAGCAGCACACGGACCCGGTCGCCAGGTCCGTCAGCCGAACAGGTCAGGTCCGTCACGGTGTTACCGTTGTCGACGCACACTGTGTGATGAGCTTTGTCGCAAGCGGGTGAACTGTTCCGGCAAGCGGGAGAATTCCGTGTCACGTGTTCTCCATCCGGCCCTCGCCACCGATGATGGGTGGAGCCAGATTAGACGTAATACGCGGTCGAGGGGAACGTTTTGGATCAACCCAGGGCGCTGACGACTCCTTCACCGGACGACACCACTCGTGCTGTACTCGCCAGCGCCGACCGGGGGCGCCCCCGGCAAGTAACACTCCACGCACTCCGGAGTAGGACATGACCGCCACCAGCAGCCTCATCACCCTTGTGGCCGACACGCCCCTCAAGACCAACAACGTGCAAGCCTGGATCACCGGCAACCTCGTCCCGCTGCTGCTGCTCGCGGTGGCGCTGCTGCTGCTCTGGCTCGGCGGCGGCAAGGGCGACAACGCGGGTGTCATGCGCCGCATCGGTGGCGTCATCGTGGCGCTGGCCATCATCGGTATCGCGATCACGGGAGCGGGCGTCGACATCGGCAAGTGGCTCGCCGGCCTGTTCACCGGGTGAGCGGGCGTGCGGATCCGCACTGACGACGAGGTCTACCGGGTCGACGCCGTCTGGCTCGGCCCGCCCAAGGCGACCTTCCCGTGGCGTGCCCGGTACGTCTCCTGGGGCATCGGCCTCGCCGTGTTCTTCCTCACCCTCACCGTCGAGCGGCGGATCGGGATCGGCTTCGGCTTCTTCAGCGTCGCGTGGGCGCTGGTGATCACCGTCGTCATCACCCGGCTGGTCGGCTCACGGATCAGCCACGAGCGCCCGCTCGGCGCCGTGGTGACGATGTGGGTGCGTGAGCTGACCGCACCCAGACAGAACTCGACCGGCAACGGCGGTGCGGTCACCGCCACCCGGATCAAGGTCAGCGGCCAGCGGCCGCAGGCCAAACAGGGCCGGCGGCAGCTGCCGCCGGCGGAGAACTCACCCGGCCGGCACGCACAGCAACCACGCCGGCAGGCAGCAAGTCGTACCAGGGAGGTTCGCGGTGTTCGGACGCCGGCGAGACCGTGACAGCCGCGCGGTGCGGCACGTGGCGCAGCATGCTGCCGCCGAGCTACCGGTCGACAGGCGGGCGTACAGCACACGAGGACGGCGGCTCCCCGGCGAGCAGGCCATCCCCAGCTACACCCCGAGCATCGCGGTCCGCAGCATCGACGGCCACCTGGTGCGCACCGGCCAGGACGTCTACGCCTGGTACCGGCTCTCGCCGCAGCGCTGGTCGTTCCGGTCGGACTCGCAGCGCCAGGACCTGATCGCGGCCATCGCCGGCCAGTACGCCGAGTTGCAGGGCCGCTGGATGCACCTGCGCGTCACCACCCGGCCGTACCCGATCCGGATGTGGGCCGAGGCGCACGTGCACAACGCGCTCAACCGGCTGCCGGACGCGCCCGGCGGGCTGTCCTTCGACGACTACATGATCGGCGAGCAGCAGCAGCTGATGGGCCGGTCGATGGCGGAGAAGGAGGTCTACCTCGGCGTCCAGGTGCAGGTCCGCAACGTCGTCGACCGGGCCGTCGAACGGGCCGCGCCGCTGCTGCGCCGGGTGTTCCCGGCGGCCGTCGACGCCGAGCTGGTCGCACTGGACAGCGAGGTCGAGTACCTCGACCAGGTGATCGGCTCGGCCGGTCTGGAAGGCCGCCCGGTCAGCGCCGACGAGATGTCCTGGCTGATGCACCGCTCCTGCTCGCTCGGGCTGCCGGCGCCGCGCAACATGCCGGCCGTGCCGTCCGACACCTGGGAGCCGGAGGACCTGGCCAGCTTCACCGACGCGGCCGACTTCTACCAGGAGCCGTACTCGCCGACCGTCACCGTGCGCGGCCGTACCGGCTCCAACGCCGGTGTCGGGCGACACGTCTGTGTGCTCACCGTCGGCCCCATGCACGGCCTGCAGATCCCTGAGATCGACGACCCGTGGGTGCAACGCGCCGACCGGCTGCCGGCGTCCGTGGAATGGTCGGCCCGCATCTACGTCCGCCGGCCCGAGGAGGTCGGCGGCGAGTTGCAGCGCCAGATGAACAAGGTCCGGTCGCAGGTCCGGCACTACACCGACGAGCACGACCTCGAGCCGCCGCAGTCGCTGGTCCGCCAGGCAGGCCGGGTGCTGGAGATCGACGACGAGATGACCTCCGGCTTCACCGCGCTGGGCACCCGCGTGCGCTCGTGGTGGCGGCTGGCCGTGTCCGGCTCCAGCCAGCGTGACGCGTTGCGGCTGGCCCAGAGCCTGCTCGAGCTGTACAAGCCGAAGGTCGCCATCGAGCACCCCGAGGCCCAGTACGCGATGGCCCGGGAGTTCATCCCCGGCGAGCCGCTGGCCTCCGCCGCCTATCTCCGGCGCGGCTCCGTGGTGTGGGCGGCTTCGGCCGTGCCGACCGCGACCGCCGAGGTCGGCGACCGGCGCGGCATCCTGCTCGGCGAGACCTGCACCGCGACCCGGCGTCCCGTCGCCTGGGACCCGTGGATGGCGCAGGAGGTCCGCGACGGGTCCGGCCTGACCGCGATGGTTGCCGGTCTCGGCGGCGGCAAGTCGTTCCTCGGCGGCGGCATCGTCTACAAGACGTTGCGGTCCGGCGCCTACTGGACGCTGCTCGACCCGTCCGGGCCGTTGGCCGCGCTGTGTGAGCTGCCCGAGCTCAAGCCGTACGCGCGGCCGATCAACCTGCTCAACGCGCAGCCCGGCATCCTCAACCCGTACCGGGTGGTGGCCGAGCCGCTGATCGAGCACTTCCTCGACGAGGAGGATCCGGAGCGGGCCTGGCGGCGGGAGAAGGCCCTGGCCGCGGCCACCCGGCGGCGGCTCGTGCTGGACGTGCTGTCCGGCCTGCTGCCGTACGAGGTCGCTCGGCTGCCGCAGACCCGCATCGTGTTGCTGCGCGCCGTCCGCATGGTCGGCGGCCGTCCCGACGCGCACCCCGGGCTCGTGTTCGACGCCCTGCGCCGGGACGCCTCCGAGCACCACGAGCACGCCGTCGTCGTCGCCGACTTCCTCGACGAGATGCGCGAGCGGATGTCCTTGCTCATCCCCGAGTTCGGCGCCGACCCGTACTCGGAGACCCGCGACGACCGGCTCACCGTGCTCACCATGGCCGGGCTGACGCTGCCCAAGGACGGCGTCGGCCGCGAGCACTGGACCGACGCCGAGGCGTTGGGCGTCGAGATGCTCAACCTGGCCGCCTGGCTCACCCAGCGGTCGGTCTACGAGCGGCCCAAGGACATGCGCAAGGGCGTCTGGATCGACGAGGCGTTCTTCCTGTCCGAGGTGCCGACCGGCCGGGTGCTGATGAACCGCTTCGCCCGTGACTCCCGGAAGTGGAACGTCCGGGTCATGCTGTCCAGCCAGATCCCGGCCGACTTCCTCAAGATCCAGGGCTTCGTCGCCCTGCTCGACTCGGTCTTCGTCGGCCGGCTCGACGACGACGAAGCGCAGGCCGATGCCCTGCGCCTGCTCAAGGTGCCCGTCGGCGCCGGCTACGAGCAGGTCATCGCCAGCCTCGGCCGTCGCCCCGGCTCCCACCGCACCGGCACCGAGCGCGACACCGCCCCCCGCCAGTTCGTCTTCGGCGACGGCGCCGGCGGCGTCGAGCGGATCCGGATCGACTTCTCCGGCCCCCACCTCGACCCGTTGCGCAAGGCCATGGACACCACCCCCGACGCCCAGCGCTCCGAACGCGCCGCCTTGGCCGAGCTACCTCCCGTGCCCTCACCCGAGGGCCTCGAGTCCGGCATGCCGCCCGAGGGCATCGAGCCCAGCTACGACTCCTACGACGACGACCTCGCCGCCGAGCTCGAGGTAGGCCTCATCGACGAGGCCGACGTCGAGGCGCCCCGGCCCGACCGCGAATCGCTCGTGCAGGTGCCTCCGCACCAGCGGAGCCAGCAGGAATGACCGCCCTGCTGGCCGTTCTCCTCGCCGCCACGCTGACCCTGATGGCGTGGCGGCTGCTCCGCCGCACCAGCAGACGCGGCCGCGCGCTGCTGGTGGTCGGATCGCTGCTGGCCGCCCAGGCGTTCATCGGCTCGCCGGCCATGGCCGCGCCGACCGACTGCGCGCCCAACCCGGAGCGGCCGGGCGCGGGCATGGTCGGCGCGCTGGACCCGCCGATAGCGCACGGCGAGAAGGATTCGGTTTATTTCCAGTACGGGTACGCCGGCCTCAGCTGGCACTTCTACGACCCGAACTGCGGCTCGATCAGCTCGATGACCAGCCCGAGCGCGACCATCGACACCTGGGTCGGCAATGAGCTGTTCAACGTCACCAAGGTGATCGTCGGCGCGACCAACGGCCTGCATTACGCCATTCTCGGCAACTACCTGGTCAAGCCGCTGGACAATCTCGTCGACACCGGTGCCAAGGCGCTGTACAACGGCGTCTTCGCGCCCCTGCTGGCATTGGCCGCGCTCGGACTGGCATTGCTACTTTTCAGGCAAATCTGGAAGGGCGATCTCGCGTCCATCGGCAAGCGGACCACCTGGGCCCTGGCCGGGCTATGGCTGGCGTCGGCCGCGTATCTCACTCCGCTGGTCTATACCCAGGTGCTGGACAAGGTCCTCATCTTCGGCACGTCCGAGCTCCAGGCCGGCTTCCTTCAGGAGGTCGGTCTCGGCGACAACGACGCGCTGCCGACCATGTTGCACACCAATGTGATCTACCGGAACTGGCTGCGGGGCGAGTTCGGCTCGCCGGACGCGCCCCAGGCAACCCAGTTCGGCAAGGACCTGGTCGGTGCGCAGGCCTTCAGCATCGACGAGAAGAACCAGAACAAGGACGCCGACCCGAACAACGCCAACGCCAAGAAGCAGTCCTATGTGGACATTCGGGGAAAGCTCGGCAGCGCGACGGGCTACTTCGACGGCACCGACGGCAGTCGCACGGGCGACGGCTTCCTGGCGCTGTTCCAGGCGCTGGTGTTCTCCCTGTTCCAGCTGTTGGCCAAGGCGGCGATCCTGCTCGCGCAGGTGCTGCTGCGGATCGTCGTGCTGACCGGGCCGTTGATCGGCCTTGCCTCGATCGTGTTCCCGGACCTGCTGCGCAAGATCGGCCGCGCGGCCGGTGCCGCGCTGCTCAACGTCGTGATCATCTCGGCGCTGGCCGGCCTGGACACGTTGGTGCTGACCTGGATCTTCGACCCGGCGCACGGTCTGCCGCTGCTCACCCAGATGCTGCTGGCCGGCCTGGTCACCGTGGCGTTCTTCATGCTCGGCAAGCCGGGCCGCCGGATGATGCAGATGGTGCAGCTGTCGGTGGGGGCCATGGGTTCGCAGCTGGCCGGCTCCAGCGGTGGGCTCTGGGCTCGCATGCGTGGGCGCCGGGCCGGCGACAGCTCGGCGCAGGAAGCCTTCTGGGAACACGTGCGGGACGGCGAGCATCTGCCGCCGGAGATCGCCGCCGCCCAGCGGGGCGGCCGCCGGTACCGCCCGGAGGCGAACTCCATCCAGGCCACGGCGCAGCGACTGGACGTCAACGGCACGGAACTCACGGCCGGCAACACACGGGCGTTGCAGGCCGGGGTGGTGCGGCCGCGGCGCTGCCGGTCGCCGGCGGCGGCATCGTCGGTCCGATGGCGTCGCGGACGGTGGACACGCCGCCGGTGGTGGATCGGAGCTGGGAGCGGCGGGGTGAGGACGCGGTGATCGTGCCGTCGCAGGTGGTGAGTGGGCAGCGGCCGCAGGTCGAGCCGCGGCGGGCCGAGGTGGAGGTGATCGCCGGGCGACCGGTGCACATGATCTACCGGCCGTCGCGCGGGCTGGAGGTCGCGGAGTCGGACGGGCCGGCCGGTGGCTGGGGCGAGAGGGGGTAACCGATGCCGATCCGCACCAACCGGGGCCGGTCCGCGGTGTACCGCAAGCTGTGGGGCTGGCCGCTGCGCTCGCCGCGGCACCTGATCACGTTCGTGATCATCATCGTGGCGCTGGGCATCATCGTGGCGATGGTGATCCCGAAGGCCCCCTCGACGGGCTCGGCGCAGCCGACGGGTGACACGACCTCGGGCACGAGCAGCGGGGGCACGTCGAACCAGTCGACGGACACGACGACAACGACGACGCAGCCGACCCGGCTGACCTCGCCGCTGCTGAGCCCGACGCCGGCCCCGCCGGCCCCGCAGGCGCTGGACGTGGCCCAGAAGTGGGTGACGGCCTGGGCCAAGCACCCGGCCGGCATCACCAACCAGCAGTGGCTGGAGCAGCTCAAGCCCTACACCACCGACGAGTTCCTGCCGCAGATGGGCACGGTGGACCCGGCCAACGTGCCGGCGACCAAGGTGACCGGCGCGGCGGTCTCGGTGGACTCGACGACCAGCTCGGTCGTCGCCGACGTGCCGACGGACGGCGGCACCATCCAGGTCACGGTGATCACCACGCCGAACCAGGGCTGGCGGGTCTCCAAGTACGACAAGGCCGGCTGACATGAGGGTCTGGATCATCGTCGGGGTGGCGGTCGGCCTGGTGGCCGGCCTGTTCCTGGTCACCATCACGGTGACGTCGGTGGTCAACACCCAGCAGCAGGCGCTGAACCTGTTCCGGATGGCCAACTGCAACGCGGCGATCGGCCCGTGGGCCGACACGGTCGGCGACGCGGCGGCCGGCGAGGGACTGGCCGGCCGGCTGTCCGCCGACCAGCGCGGCATCGCGGCCCAGATCATCTCGATCGGCAAGGGCCGGCAGCTGCCGCCGCTGGCCTGGCAGGTGGCCATCCAGGCCGGCATGCAGGAGTCGAGCCTCACCAACGTGACCCACGGCGACGCGGCCGGCCCGGACTCCCGCGGCATCTTCCAGATGCGGTTCACCATGGGCTGGGGCACCGAGGCCCAGCTGCTGGACATCAACTACGAGGTCAACAAGTTCTACGACGTGCTGACCAAGATCCCGAACTGGCAGCAGCTGCGGCCCGGCGACGCCGCGCAGGCGGTGGAGCGGTCGGCCTTCCCCGGCGCCTACGACAAGTGGGAGGCGATGGCCGCCGACCTGATCAAGACGGTCGGCGACATCGCCGACCCGACCGGCTGCGGCCAGCAGGCGGGCCTGGCCGGCCTGGCCCTGCCGGCCAACCAGGCGGCGGCCAAGGCCATCGCCTACGCCATGCAGCAGCTGGGCAAGCCCTACATCTGGGGCGGCAACGGCCCGGTCGGCTACGACTGCTCGGGTCTGATGCAGCAGGCCTACCTGGCCGCCGGCATCCAGCTGCCCCGGGTGGCGGCCGACCAGTACCACGCCGGCGCGATGCTGCCGGTCGACCAGGCCCAACCGGGCGACCTGGTGTTCCTGGCCACCGACAAGAGCAACCTGGCCACCATCCACCACGTGGCCATGTACCTCGGTGACCACAAGATCATCGAGGCCCAGGACTTCGGCATCCCGATCCACATCCGGCCGTTCAGCTTCACCGAGGCCGAGGTCGTCCCCCAGGCCGTACGGCCCGGCGTGTAGCAGGAGGCGTCATGAAATTCACGCCAGAGCCCATTCCGCGGCCGGCCGGCAGACCGGCGTCGAGCACGCCGCTGAGCGACTACCTGAACTCGACCAACCAGGGTGTCGACGCCGGCTACGCGGTGCTGCCGCGGTCGCTGGCCGAGTCGATGCCGCTGCCCTGGCAGCAGCAGTTCGCCACTCTGATCGCCCAGTTCCACCAGGCCTACGCCCATCTCCAGTGGCCGGTGTACCGGGTGGTGCCGTCCCGCTACGAGCGGCTGGTCGACCTGGACGAGGAGCAGCTGGCCGAGGCCGGCTATCTGATGGAGATCGACTCCGACGGCGAGATCGTCTACCGCAGCCGCAGCGGCACGCTGGTGGAGAACCCGGAGCAGACGACCGCGCTGGTCTCGGTGCTTGACCCGATCCCGCACAACCGGCACGGCCGCGTCGAGCCGGCCGGCATGGCGCCGCCGCAGACGCCGCCGCCGGGATTCCCTCAGCAGCCAGGTCCGAACACCCAGCAGCCGGGCCCGCCGCCGACCCCGCCGCGCGGCTTCCAGCAGGACCCGTACCGCTACCCGACCACGCCGGAGCAGCAGAACTGGTGACGCCGGGCCGCGACGTGAACGACATTCGCGGATCGGGTTGTCTAAGGTTTCGGGTGTGGTGTCCAGGACGTTCACAACCAGTGGCGCCGGGCGGGACTTCGCTGCGATCCGGAGCGAGTTCGGGCTGCGTGAGGATTTCCCGCCGGCCGCGCTGACCGAGGCGGAGCAGGCGCTGGACGACGTCCGGGGCGGCCCGCGCCTGGATGCCACGGCGTTGCCGCTGGTCACGATCGATCCGCCGGGTTCGAAGGATCTCGACCAGGCCGTGCTGATCGAACGCCGGCAGCGCGGCTACCGCGTCCACTACGCCATCGCCGACCTCGGCGGTTTCGTGCCGCCCGGCGGTGCCCTGGACAACGAGGTGAAGCGGCGCGGGCAGACGCTCTACCTGCCCGACGGCACCGTGCCGCTGCATCCGCCGGTGTTGTCCGAGGGCGCCGCGAGCCTGCTGCCCGAGCAGGTTCGCCCCTCGGTGCTGTGGACGATCGACCTCGACGCGGACGGCAATCCCGAGGGCGTGGTCGTACGCCGCGCGCTCGTGCGGTCCGTCGCCCGTCTCGATTACGAGGGAGTGCAGGCCAGCCTGCTCGCTGGCAAGCCGCATCCCTCGGTCGAGCTGCTGCCCGACGTCGGCCGGCTGCGCCGAGCCATGGCGGCCGAGCGCGGTGCCGTCGAACTCCAGCTGCCGGAGCAGCAGGTCAGCCCGGCCGAGGACGGCGAATGGGTGCTGCGGGTCCGGCTGCGCTCCGACATCGAGGCCTGGAACGCCGAGATCTCCCTGCTCACGGGCATGTGCGCGGCCAAAATCATGATCGACGCCCGTGTCGGCGTGCTGCGGACGCTGCCGTCGGCCGACGCCGACGCCGTCTCCGGCCTGCACAAGGCGGCCACCGCCTCGCGCGTGGAATGGCCGGACGGCGAGAGCCCGGCCCGGCTGCTCGCCGGCCTCGACCCCAACCGCCCCGAGTCGCTCGCCATGTACGTAGCGGCGACACGGCTGCTCCGAGGCGCCGGCTACACCGCCTTCGACGGCACCGAGCCCGCTGTGACCTCGCACGCCGGCGTCGGCGCACCGTATGCGCACGTCACGGCCCCGCTGCGGCGGCTGGTCGACCGTTTCGCCACCGAATGCTGCCTGGCCACGACCGCCGGGGCCGAGGTTCCGCCGTGGGTGCGGCAGGCCCTGCCGGAACTGCCGCACTTGATGTCCGTCTCAGACGCATTGGCGGCCAAGGTGGAACGTGCTTGCCTCGACCAGGTGGAGGCATGGGTGCTCGCCGGCAGCGTCGGCGACGTCTTCGACGCCGTGGTGCTGCGCGCCGAGACCAACAGCGGCGAGGTCTTCGTCACCGAGCCGCCGGTGATGGCCAAGTGCAGCGGCAGCGAGCTACCCGAGGGCGAGCGGATCACGGTCCGGCTCGTCGAGGCGGACACCACCCGACGCAAGGTGTCCTTCGAGCGGTATTCGAAAGAGGTAGATCGTGACTGAAATCGGTGACCTGACGGTGGGCGTGCTCGGCGGCACCGGTCCCCAGGGCAAGGGGCTGGCGTTCCGGTGGGCCAAGGCCGGCCTGAAGGTCGTCATCGGCTCGCGCAGCGCCGACCGGGCCGAGACCACGGCC encodes:
- a CDS encoding ATP-binding protein, whose product is MFGRRRDRDSRAVRHVAQHAAAELPVDRRAYSTRGRRLPGEQAIPSYTPSIAVRSIDGHLVRTGQDVYAWYRLSPQRWSFRSDSQRQDLIAAIAGQYAELQGRWMHLRVTTRPYPIRMWAEAHVHNALNRLPDAPGGLSFDDYMIGEQQQLMGRSMAEKEVYLGVQVQVRNVVDRAVERAAPLLRRVFPAAVDAELVALDSEVEYLDQVIGSAGLEGRPVSADEMSWLMHRSCSLGLPAPRNMPAVPSDTWEPEDLASFTDAADFYQEPYSPTVTVRGRTGSNAGVGRHVCVLTVGPMHGLQIPEIDDPWVQRADRLPASVEWSARIYVRRPEEVGGELQRQMNKVRSQVRHYTDEHDLEPPQSLVRQAGRVLEIDDEMTSGFTALGTRVRSWWRLAVSGSSQRDALRLAQSLLELYKPKVAIEHPEAQYAMAREFIPGEPLASAAYLRRGSVVWAASAVPTATAEVGDRRGILLGETCTATRRPVAWDPWMAQEVRDGSGLTAMVAGLGGGKSFLGGGIVYKTLRSGAYWTLLDPSGPLAALCELPELKPYARPINLLNAQPGILNPYRVVAEPLIEHFLDEEDPERAWRREKALAAATRRRLVLDVLSGLLPYEVARLPQTRIVLLRAVRMVGGRPDAHPGLVFDALRRDASEHHEHAVVVADFLDEMRERMSLLIPEFGADPYSETRDDRLTVLTMAGLTLPKDGVGREHWTDAEALGVEMLNLAAWLTQRSVYERPKDMRKGVWIDEAFFLSEVPTGRVLMNRFARDSRKWNVRVMLSSQIPADFLKIQGFVALLDSVFVGRLDDDEAQADALRLLKVPVGAGYEQVIASLGRRPGSHRTGTERDTAPRQFVFGDGAGGVERIRIDFSGPHLDPLRKAMDTTPDAQRSERAALAELPPVPSPEGLESGMPPEGIEPSYDSYDDDLAAELEVGLIDEADVEAPRPDRESLVQVPPHQRSQQE
- a CDS encoding C40 family peptidase — translated: MRVWIIVGVAVGLVAGLFLVTITVTSVVNTQQQALNLFRMANCNAAIGPWADTVGDAAAGEGLAGRLSADQRGIAAQIISIGKGRQLPPLAWQVAIQAGMQESSLTNVTHGDAAGPDSRGIFQMRFTMGWGTEAQLLDINYEVNKFYDVLTKIPNWQQLRPGDAAQAVERSAFPGAYDKWEAMAADLIKTVGDIADPTGCGQQAGLAGLALPANQAAAKAIAYAMQQLGKPYIWGGNGPVGYDCSGLMQQAYLAAGIQLPRVAADQYHAGAMLPVDQAQPGDLVFLATDKSNLATIHHVAMYLGDHKIIEAQDFGIPIHIRPFSFTEAEVVPQAVRPGV
- a CDS encoding RNB domain-containing ribonuclease, with protein sequence MSRTFTTSGAGRDFAAIRSEFGLREDFPPAALTEAEQALDDVRGGPRLDATALPLVTIDPPGSKDLDQAVLIERRQRGYRVHYAIADLGGFVPPGGALDNEVKRRGQTLYLPDGTVPLHPPVLSEGAASLLPEQVRPSVLWTIDLDADGNPEGVVVRRALVRSVARLDYEGVQASLLAGKPHPSVELLPDVGRLRRAMAAERGAVELQLPEQQVSPAEDGEWVLRVRLRSDIEAWNAEISLLTGMCAAKIMIDARVGVLRTLPSADADAVSGLHKAATASRVEWPDGESPARLLAGLDPNRPESLAMYVAATRLLRGAGYTAFDGTEPAVTSHAGVGAPYAHVTAPLRRLVDRFATECCLATTAGAEVPPWVRQALPELPHLMSVSDALAAKVERACLDQVEAWVLAGSVGDVFDAVVLRAETNSGEVFVTEPPVMAKCSGSELPEGERITVRLVEADTTRRKVSFERYSKEVDRD